A single Sphingobacteriales bacterium DNA region contains:
- a CDS encoding IMP dehydrogenase produces MDIKDDKFIGTGLAFDDVLVLPAYSEVLPREVVVESYITRHIKINIPLVSAAMDTVTEYEMAIAMARLGGIGIIHKNMSIEKQVAQVRKVKRSESG; encoded by the coding sequence ATGGACATAAAAGATGATAAATTTATAGGGACAGGTCTTGCCTTTGATGACGTATTGGTTCTTCCGGCCTATTCGGAAGTCCTTCCCAGAGAAGTAGTTGTCGAATCTTATATCACACGCCATATCAAAATCAATATTCCGCTTGTTTCGGCTGCAATGGACACCGTAACGGAATATGAAATGGCCATTGCCATGGCACGATTGGGAGGCATTGGCATTATTCATAAAAACATGAGCATCGAAAAACAGGTTGCACAGGTCAGAAAAGTAAAACGTTCTGAAAGCGG
- a CDS encoding DUF4175 family protein: protein MPSANGLSDNYRFLLHKLDEFRRKYYKNLVLRGIIILFSISLISFLVVIFSEFIGHFSITVRTILFYLYLLINSAVLTYYVVIPLIKIYKPGNSLTYRQASVMIGKFFPEVKDKLLNTLELKEMAYQSTYSRTLIEASIDQRINELKPVPFSFAINFSENRKYLKYLLIPLFILTILLFATPKVVTESTERLVKHNTYYKKPVPFEFELLNKNLNAVKNEEFTLRLKVSGKSVPANVFIKIDNYEYLMKEKRNGVYEYTLKNIRNPLRFYFFSGNIKSETFKLNVLPKPLLKGFTVSLNYPAYTGKKPETISNTGDFTIPEGTRVVWHFSTEDAEQLMIYFGDQLFRLSPEKRNTFSLSKTIKNNSSYLIKISNNKVVSKDTIQYYISVIPDAYPRIEVEQQIDSSNTKYLFFAGEAADDYGLRKLYFVYHFLESDDSSKLNKDFKISVPVTLNSVYQNFYYAINLDDLKISHGESFEYFFEVWDNDGVNGSKSTRSRKFFFAAPSEKQMQEMAEKSAEDLKKDIQNAAKKSQEIQKELLEAQKKLIDKNKMDWDDKKRIQELLNKQKDLIQQVEEMKEKYIENVQKQDDYQELSKELLEKYRQLYEKFEEIMPEDIKKLYEELEKLLEQNNKEGIQQELDKLKKDQKSLEKELDRMLELFKKLEFENKLDNITQKLDELSQKQEKLSEETEKSKEKEKESLEQKQEELNKEFKDLQEEFNELEKLNKNLENPKDLEDTKDDRQEIQEEQEKSMEEMQDNNMKKAAQNQKNASRKMKELSEKMKSMKMEMEMKSLEINYEKLRRILENLLHVSFEQEDLANQFKSVNSYNPKYVELTQKQKKLKDDMKLIEDSLFALSKELPMIESFVNKEVENVNYQMLKTIELLAERMIGDARTRQGYALTSINNLAVMLSELLKQMQEEMSNMKSSGKKSMKKKKKGGLPDLQKLQEELSKQIQDLKQQGNKPGSQMSKQLAQMAARQEMLRNAIRNLQKEMGAGDKANDELNKALQELQKLLEENEKDLVEGKITERTLKRQQDIKVKFLEAEKAEKKQDEEERRESKTANDIFNRKPPSLEEYLKNKQKEVELLKSVPPDFSPFYKSKVKEYFRLLPN, encoded by the coding sequence ATGCCATCTGCAAACGGATTATCTGACAATTACCGCTTTTTACTACATAAGCTGGACGAATTCCGGAGAAAATATTATAAAAACCTTGTCCTCAGAGGCATTATCATTCTTTTCAGCATATCACTCATTTCTTTTCTGGTTGTTATTTTTTCTGAATTCATCGGACATTTCAGTATCACTGTCCGCACCATCCTGTTTTACCTGTATTTATTGATTAATTCAGCTGTTCTTACCTATTATGTCGTTATACCCCTGATAAAAATATACAAACCCGGTAATTCGCTGACTTACCGGCAAGCCTCGGTGATGATTGGAAAATTTTTCCCTGAAGTCAAAGACAAGCTCCTCAACACACTGGAGCTGAAGGAAATGGCCTATCAATCCACATATAGCCGCACCCTGATTGAGGCCAGCATTGATCAACGAATTAACGAGCTAAAGCCTGTTCCTTTCAGCTTTGCCATCAATTTTTCAGAAAACAGGAAATACTTGAAATATTTGCTCATCCCATTGTTTATTCTGACCATTCTCCTTTTTGCTACTCCAAAAGTGGTTACCGAAAGCACGGAAAGACTGGTTAAACACAATACCTATTATAAAAAACCGGTACCCTTTGAATTTGAGTTGCTGAATAAAAACCTGAATGCAGTCAAAAATGAGGAGTTTACCCTCAGGTTAAAAGTCAGTGGAAAATCAGTCCCTGCAAACGTATTCATCAAAATTGACAACTATGAGTATCTGATGAAAGAAAAGCGGAACGGTGTTTATGAATATACCTTAAAAAATATCCGAAATCCACTCAGATTTTATTTTTTCTCAGGAAATATCAAATCAGAAACCTTTAAACTAAATGTCCTTCCCAAACCTCTTTTAAAAGGATTTACCGTTTCGCTTAACTATCCTGCTTACACAGGTAAAAAACCTGAAACAATCAGTAATACCGGGGATTTTACCATTCCTGAAGGCACACGGGTTGTCTGGCACTTTTCGACCGAAGATGCAGAACAACTGATGATCTACTTCGGGGATCAGCTTTTCAGGCTAAGCCCTGAAAAAAGAAACACTTTTTCTCTTTCAAAAACCATTAAAAACAATTCCTCATACCTGATAAAAATCTCAAACAATAAAGTTGTCAGCAAAGACACCATACAATATTATATCTCAGTCATTCCCGATGCTTATCCACGTATTGAAGTTGAGCAGCAGATCGATTCATCAAACACAAAATATCTATTTTTTGCAGGGGAGGCAGCAGATGACTACGGCTTACGTAAGCTTTATTTTGTCTATCATTTTCTTGAATCAGACGACAGCTCCAAACTGAATAAGGATTTTAAAATCTCTGTGCCTGTAACGCTCAATTCTGTTTACCAGAACTTTTATTATGCCATAAATCTCGATGATTTAAAAATATCACATGGCGAAAGCTTTGAATATTTTTTTGAAGTTTGGGATAATGATGGCGTAAACGGAAGTAAGTCAACGCGTTCCAGAAAATTTTTCTTTGCTGCTCCTTCTGAAAAACAAATGCAGGAGATGGCTGAAAAATCAGCTGAAGACCTGAAAAAAGACATTCAGAATGCTGCCAAAAAATCTCAGGAAATACAGAAAGAGTTGCTGGAAGCTCAGAAAAAACTGATTGATAAGAACAAAATGGACTGGGACGATAAGAAGAGGATTCAGGAATTGTTGAACAAACAAAAAGATCTTATTCAGCAGGTGGAGGAAATGAAGGAAAAATATATTGAAAATGTTCAAAAACAGGATGATTATCAGGAACTCAGTAAAGAATTGCTTGAAAAATACAGGCAGCTTTACGAGAAATTTGAAGAAATAATGCCGGAAGATATTAAAAAGCTTTATGAAGAACTTGAAAAACTATTGGAACAAAACAACAAGGAAGGTATTCAGCAGGAACTCGATAAACTGAAAAAAGACCAGAAAAGCCTCGAAAAAGAACTTGACAGAATGCTGGAGCTGTTTAAAAAGCTTGAGTTTGAAAATAAACTTGATAATATCACACAAAAACTGGATGAACTCAGTCAGAAACAGGAAAAACTAAGCGAAGAAACAGAAAAATCGAAAGAAAAGGAAAAGGAAAGCCTTGAACAAAAGCAGGAAGAATTGAATAAAGAGTTTAAAGACCTGCAGGAAGAATTTAATGAACTCGAAAAACTGAATAAAAATCTTGAAAATCCAAAGGATTTGGAAGACACCAAAGACGACAGGCAGGAAATACAGGAGGAGCAGGAAAAGAGCATGGAAGAGATGCAGGACAACAACATGAAAAAAGCCGCTCAAAACCAGAAAAATGCTTCCAGAAAGATGAAGGAACTCTCCGAGAAAATGAAGTCCATGAAAATGGAAATGGAAATGAAGTCGCTGGAAATCAATTATGAAAAACTGAGAAGGATACTTGAAAACCTGCTTCATGTTTCCTTTGAACAGGAAGACTTAGCCAATCAGTTCAAATCTGTCAATTCTTACAACCCAAAATATGTTGAGCTGACTCAAAAACAGAAGAAACTGAAAGATGATATGAAGCTCATCGAAGATAGTCTTTTTGCACTGAGTAAAGAACTTCCGATGATCGAGTCTTTTGTCAATAAGGAAGTGGAAAATGTTAATTATCAGATGCTTAAAACCATCGAATTGCTTGCTGAACGGATGATAGGTGATGCAAGGACACGTCAGGGATACGCCCTGACTTCCATCAATAACCTCGCAGTCATGCTTTCTGAATTGCTTAAACAGATGCAGGAAGAAATGTCGAACATGAAAAGCAGTGGCAAAAAATCGATGAAAAAGAAGAAAAAAGGAGGTCTCCCCGACCTTCAGAAGCTTCAGGAAGAGCTTAGCAAACAAATACAGGATTTAAAGCAACAGGGAAATAAACCCGGCAGTCAGATGAGTAAACAACTTGCTCAGATGGCTGCACGCCAGGAAATGTTGCGCAATGCCATCCGAAATCTCCAGAAAGAAATGGGGGCAGGTGATAAAGCAAATGACGAACTCAACAAAGCCCTTCAGGAACTCCAAAAACTCCTCGAAGAAAATGAAAAAGACCTTGTGGAAGGTAAAATCACTGAAAGAACCTTAAAACGGCAGCAAGATATAAAAGTGAAGTTCCTTGAAGCTGAAAAAGCAGAAAAAAAGCAGGATGAAGAAGAAAGACGGGAATCTAAAACAGCCAATGATATTTTTAACCGTAAACCCCCATCCCTTGAGGAATATCTGAAAAACAAACAAAAAGAAGTAGAGCTGCTTAAATCTGTCCCGCCCGATTTTTCGCCTTTTTATAAAAGCAAAGTCAAGGAATATTTCCGCCTGCTACCCAACTAA
- a CDS encoding OsmC family protein, translated as MKESIILNWDSGMAFSTEIDGHSIQVDAHPEHGGSGKGPRPKPLLLAALAGCTAMDVVSILNKMKVEMRDFKVEVIANQTEEHPKVYDRFKLVYHVFGENIPLEKVEKAVDLSQEKYCGVSAMLKKAAELTYEIQLHQD; from the coding sequence ATGAAAGAAAGCATTATTTTAAATTGGGATTCAGGAATGGCTTTCAGTACGGAAATAGATGGCCATTCCATACAGGTTGATGCTCATCCCGAACATGGAGGAAGCGGAAAAGGCCCGAGGCCAAAACCTTTGTTGCTGGCAGCACTTGCCGGTTGCACAGCCATGGATGTGGTCTCAATCCTGAATAAAATGAAAGTTGAGATGCGGGATTTTAAAGTTGAAGTCATTGCCAATCAGACGGAAGAGCATCCCAAAGTATATGACCGTTTTAAACTGGTTTATCATGTTTTTGGGGAAAACATTCCTCTGGAAAAAGTTGAAAAAGCGGTTGATCTGTCGCAGGAAAAATACTGCGGTGTCAGTGCCATGCTGAAGAAAGCTGCTGAATTAACGTATGAAATTCAGCTTCATCAGGACTAA
- a CDS encoding CoA-binding protein: MMRVAVIGVSDKPDRYSNMCVRQLLHHGHEVFPYGFKDFDIDGLRIITDKMPVDDIDTITLYLSPARQPEWYDLILNSHPRRIIFNPGTYNPELEKLATDHHIQTVESCTLFMLSSGTFED, encoded by the coding sequence ATTATGCGTGTTGCTGTCATAGGAGTTTCCGATAAACCCGACCGATATTCCAATATGTGTGTTCGTCAGCTTTTGCATCATGGTCATGAAGTTTTCCCCTATGGTTTTAAAGATTTTGACATTGATGGCCTCAGGATTATTACCGACAAAATGCCTGTTGATGATATTGATACCATTACTTTATATCTTTCTCCTGCCCGTCAGCCTGAGTGGTACGACCTGATTCTGAACAGCCACCCAAGGAGAATTATTTTTAATCCCGGCACTTATAATCCTGAACTCGAAAAACTTGCGACTGATCATCATATACAGACAGTTGAAAGTTGTACTCTTTTTATGTTGTCGTCAGGTACATTTGAAGATTAG
- a CDS encoding rhomboid family intramembrane serine protease, which yields MNQFTNIRNDIYFNIFRSGNIIYRLIFINVIVFVVIGFIEVIFTLFRLNTEFYQEFIWNNLAISSDPLTVIRKPWTLITYMFMHSGFFHILFNMLMLYWFGKIFRDFLGDKKLLSVYLAGGLAGAVLFLIAYQTVPLLNSANISAGMVGASASVVAVIVAAAVYLPNYSVFLLFFGQVKLKYLAIFLVIIDVLSLKEGNTGGHFAHLGGAIFGFIYSRQLLRGHDIARWLTDTTDFIGSLFSRRFYRPRPRFKVYKNAEKTQPIKENQAELQAEIDKILDKIAQSGYESLTDREKNILFNASKKTH from the coding sequence ATGAATCAGTTCACCAACATTAGAAACGATATCTATTTCAACATTTTCAGAAGCGGGAATATTATTTACCGCCTGATATTTATCAATGTCATCGTCTTTGTAGTGATTGGTTTTATTGAAGTCATTTTCACCCTGTTCCGGCTGAATACTGAATTTTATCAGGAATTTATCTGGAACAATCTGGCTATTTCTTCTGATCCGCTGACCGTCATCAGAAAGCCATGGACACTAATCACTTATATGTTTATGCATTCTGGATTTTTCCATATTTTATTCAACATGCTGATGTTGTATTGGTTCGGGAAAATATTCAGGGATTTTTTGGGAGATAAAAAACTCTTGTCAGTTTATCTGGCAGGAGGACTTGCCGGAGCTGTTTTGTTTCTGATTGCCTATCAGACTGTTCCTTTGCTTAACTCAGCCAATATTTCAGCAGGAATGGTTGGTGCCTCTGCCAGTGTAGTGGCAGTCATTGTGGCAGCAGCTGTTTATTTACCCAATTATTCTGTTTTTCTTTTGTTTTTTGGCCAGGTAAAACTGAAATATCTTGCTATTTTTCTGGTGATTATTGATGTGTTGAGTTTAAAGGAAGGGAATACAGGAGGTCATTTTGCTCATTTGGGCGGAGCTATTTTCGGTTTTATTTATTCACGCCAGTTGTTGAGAGGGCACGATATTGCAAGATGGCTGACAGACACAACAGATTTTATAGGCAGTTTATTCAGCAGAAGATTTTACCGTCCTAGACCAAGATTCAAAGTTTATAAGAATGCAGAGAAAACACAGCCAATTAAAGAAAATCAGGCTGAACTTCAGGCAGAAATTGACAAAATACTTGATAAAATTGCACAATCGGGCTATGAAAGCTTGACAGACAGGGAGAAGAACATTCTGTTTAATGCGAGCAAGAAAACTCATTAA
- a CDS encoding (Fe-S)-binding protein produces the protein MLKQIIFITTLLLTLGIFAYTVRRYYLFFRLTKPFPVKNWKKRIGVMFKVAFFQSKIFRFPLTGLFHALTFWGFCALLFVVFEMVLDGIAGTDKALAGIGWFYNVLTATGDISAFIVFFLIIIFLFRRNYLNIKRFQGIEMTQRHHNDAHLALTLIMLVVFTLLAMNTYYINICKFKGEEVLGTYPVSSVFALFWTSDNYQIMSLVYNGMWWVHILTIFAFANILPYSKHFHVFLSIPNVLLSRLEPLGYLEPDRNITREVRYMLNPDAADVSAENQAVERFGVKDVQDVTWKNYLDSLTCTQCGRCTSVCPANITGKLLSPRKIIMNLRERMNEIGPKLVKNGKDFSDNKSLLRDYVSEEELWACTTCNACAQECPVNINHPSLIVDMRRFLVMEEGKAPSGLNAIFANIENNGAPWQYSSSDRLKWYDDWTEKENYRLPLVQELAASGKTPEYLFWVGSAGAFDDRYKKVSRAFVKILNHLNIDFAVLGTEETDTADSARRAGNEMLYQMQTLMIIELLNNYGIKKIITCCPHDFNTFKNEYPGFGGHFQVEHHTQFISRMINEGRLQTGDTFSGTKITYHDPCYLGRANGEYHAPRFVLTHLKAEVEEMKRNRSFALCCGAGGGQMFKEAEKGNKEVYAERTEEALKTGASIVATACPFCMVMLTDGLKYKNMEEEVRNYDIAELVAMAI, from the coding sequence ATGCTAAAGCAGATTATTTTTATCACCACATTGTTGCTGACGCTGGGTATATTTGCTTATACCGTCAGGAGGTACTACCTTTTCTTCAGACTTACCAAGCCCTTTCCGGTTAAAAACTGGAAAAAGAGAATTGGGGTGATGTTTAAAGTAGCCTTTTTTCAGTCTAAAATATTCAGGTTCCCGTTGACAGGTCTCTTTCATGCCCTGACATTCTGGGGATTTTGTGCCTTGTTGTTTGTGGTTTTTGAAATGGTGTTGGATGGGATAGCCGGAACTGACAAAGCCCTTGCCGGTATTGGCTGGTTTTATAATGTTCTGACTGCCACCGGTGATATTTCAGCTTTTATTGTTTTCTTTCTCATAATTATCTTTCTTTTCAGACGTAATTACTTGAATATCAAAAGATTTCAAGGGATAGAAATGACCCAGCGCCACCACAATGATGCTCACTTAGCCCTTACTCTAATCATGCTCGTAGTTTTTACGCTCCTGGCAATGAACACCTATTATATTAATATTTGCAAATTCAAAGGTGAAGAAGTGCTTGGTACTTATCCGGTCAGCAGTGTCTTTGCCTTGTTTTGGACATCCGACAATTATCAGATTATGTCGTTGGTTTACAATGGTATGTGGTGGGTACATATCCTGACTATTTTTGCTTTTGCCAATATTCTTCCGTATTCCAAGCATTTTCATGTCTTTTTGTCAATCCCTAATGTATTGCTGAGCAGGCTTGAACCATTGGGCTATCTGGAACCTGACAGAAATATCACCAGGGAAGTCCGATATATGCTGAATCCTGATGCTGCTGATGTTTCAGCTGAAAATCAGGCAGTTGAAAGATTTGGGGTGAAAGATGTTCAGGATGTTACATGGAAAAATTATCTTGATTCGCTGACCTGTACACAATGTGGCCGGTGTACCTCGGTATGTCCGGCAAATATCACAGGTAAACTCCTCTCACCCCGTAAAATCATCATGAATCTCAGAGAAAGGATGAATGAAATAGGTCCGAAGCTGGTTAAAAACGGAAAGGATTTTTCAGACAATAAATCCCTCTTGAGAGATTATGTTTCGGAAGAGGAACTCTGGGCTTGCACCACCTGTAATGCCTGTGCCCAGGAATGTCCGGTAAATATAAATCATCCCTCGCTCATCGTTGATATGAGAAGGTTTTTGGTGATGGAGGAAGGCAAAGCACCCTCAGGCCTGAATGCGATTTTTGCCAACATTGAAAACAATGGTGCCCCCTGGCAGTATTCATCATCTGACAGGCTGAAATGGTATGACGACTGGACGGAAAAGGAAAATTACAGGCTCCCGCTTGTTCAGGAGCTTGCGGCCAGTGGAAAAACTCCTGAATATCTGTTTTGGGTAGGTTCTGCCGGTGCTTTTGACGACAGGTATAAAAAAGTCAGCAGGGCTTTTGTGAAAATTCTCAACCATCTTAATATTGACTTTGCCGTACTGGGAACTGAAGAAACCGACACTGCCGATTCGGCAAGAAGAGCCGGAAATGAAATGCTTTACCAGATGCAAACATTGATGATTATTGAGCTTCTGAATAATTATGGGATTAAAAAGATCATTACCTGCTGCCCTCATGATTTCAATACTTTTAAAAACGAATATCCGGGATTTGGCGGACATTTTCAGGTAGAGCATCATACTCAGTTTATCAGCAGAATGATAAATGAAGGCAGATTGCAGACAGGAGATACATTTTCAGGGACAAAAATTACTTATCATGACCCCTGTTATCTTGGCCGGGCAAATGGAGAATATCATGCTCCCAGATTTGTATTGACTCACCTGAAGGCAGAAGTTGAAGAAATGAAGCGGAACAGAAGTTTTGCCCTGTGTTGCGGTGCAGGAGGCGGGCAAATGTTTAAGGAAGCTGAAAAAGGCAATAAAGAGGTTTATGCCGAAAGAACGGAAGAAGCCCTGAAAACAGGTGCTTCTATTGTGGCCACAGCCTGTCCGTTTTGTATGGTGATGCTGACAGACGGTCTGAAGTATAAAAATATGGAAGAGGAAGTCAGAAATTATGACATTGCCGAACTGGTAGCCATGGCAATTTGA
- a CDS encoding OmpA family protein yields the protein MSGFRNLFVVFIFLILTIGDINGQDFIAISSNSRTMVLAYNEGKTKVADSIQSNLRRKQKKLLFYRFRFDTYDLVKKEKVFSFRISKETKDELDTIFLSPDGRNLVLIFGFRKIVCDTRSGTIIGDFDQLRFPDIRDKLLIKRVKNEKTIAFSNKDNQFVLATDSRLKAFDVFTGTEFFEYTGIPQGGLIEELYFSEDDRFIFVKDHKNNYYVWKTGRKELLKKFIGQEVRYNPYRKTLVIVRKTATNMTSYIYLLPEFKRIERVNSQKTTKADATDKYRLEPGLSSLSPMGRFTAYVLNKDRNYRMVFWNNYQSQIALRISLDATKGIMNCDNNMMTFSGLADKNLPLLMWLNDSLVMVASDVDHYQVFNLASGRHVDQLDLKINTKLKDNESLFISQERNRIISNNKQLVALPYHFFFSKGVWLKLTMLRQQESRVEDVDFYCFTPDSRMILFRDKNRRLAYLTSLDIAADLGVKSLNVKYFIDTISHVAETRIDKKGVIPPDYSYSRMKEIKPLSELRNDLNIKLKTISDQDSFIELQVHLLDDNGVYYFGGGSEEWKKIWCNLIIIGPDGRQLQADDFQIVEYNKNNERDNAISIVMDHSGSMGELRVLALQKGVRDFIFSKDRDDALAIIKFDNFVKVESKLRRDPDELLKYFKVSGLMGFGGGTALLDAINAGISNVKDALNYSEKSVMVFTDGNENSSLISKHEVILKALENKIKLHTIGYGDLVSEDYLRAIADYTGGSYYSLYDEFQLKWIFEDVYNKNKNFYGIRIKKGQPGEYRFFVKLCPPIGEPDTLMLSYQYDPLRNIKIYQDENYEFKPLIREIKAKDFDSTGIKFQDIQDFNKITIVRDIIPDTVVLTTDTLDISIIEDEFDHLIFPDIKFVFDKTDIVPGTDRELRNVILFMKKYPSVKLEISGHTDEMGSFAYNQELSERRAEKVRQLMITAGIEPERIIVVGYGKTHPVASNKTESGRQANRRVEFRIIEL from the coding sequence ATGTCCGGGTTCAGAAATTTATTTGTCGTTTTCATTTTCCTTATACTGACCATAGGGGATATTAACGGACAGGATTTTATTGCCATCAGCAGCAATAGCAGGACTATGGTACTCGCCTATAATGAAGGAAAGACAAAAGTTGCTGATTCAATACAGTCAAATTTGAGGAGAAAACAGAAAAAACTCCTCTTTTATCGTTTCAGATTCGATACCTATGATCTGGTGAAAAAGGAAAAAGTTTTTTCTTTCAGAATTTCAAAAGAAACCAAAGATGAGCTTGATACTATCTTCTTAAGTCCTGACGGAAGAAATCTGGTCTTGATTTTTGGATTTCGTAAAATTGTGTGCGATACACGTTCAGGAACTATTATCGGTGATTTCGACCAGCTCCGGTTTCCGGATATCAGGGATAAATTGCTGATAAAAAGGGTAAAAAATGAAAAAACAATAGCTTTTTCAAATAAAGATAATCAATTTGTACTGGCAACAGACAGCCGCCTTAAGGCATTTGATGTTTTTACCGGAACAGAGTTTTTTGAATATACAGGTATTCCTCAGGGCGGATTGATAGAAGAGCTTTATTTTTCAGAAGACGATCGCTTTATTTTCGTAAAAGACCATAAAAACAATTATTATGTCTGGAAAACTGGCAGAAAGGAATTGCTTAAAAAGTTTATCGGGCAGGAAGTCAGGTATAATCCTTATCGTAAAACTCTTGTAATAGTCAGAAAGACAGCCACTAACATGACGAGTTATATCTATCTCCTCCCTGAATTTAAAAGAATCGAAAGAGTCAACTCACAAAAGACAACCAAAGCCGATGCAACGGACAAATACAGGCTTGAACCGGGATTATCTTCCCTGAGTCCGATGGGAAGGTTTACAGCTTATGTGCTGAATAAAGACCGTAATTACCGCATGGTTTTCTGGAACAACTATCAGTCTCAAATCGCTTTACGTATTTCCCTCGATGCCACAAAAGGAATTATGAATTGTGATAATAACATGATGACATTCAGTGGGTTAGCTGATAAAAATCTGCCATTACTGATGTGGCTGAACGATAGTCTTGTAATGGTGGCAAGTGATGTTGACCATTATCAGGTATTTAATCTGGCTTCCGGACGGCATGTGGATCAGCTTGACCTGAAAATTAACACAAAGCTAAAAGATAATGAATCATTGTTCATATCGCAGGAGAGAAACAGGATCATCAGCAATAATAAACAATTGGTTGCACTGCCTTACCATTTTTTCTTCTCTAAGGGCGTATGGTTAAAACTGACAATGCTCCGGCAACAGGAATCCAGGGTTGAAGATGTTGATTTTTATTGCTTCACACCCGACAGCAGGATGATTTTATTCCGCGATAAAAACCGGAGGCTTGCCTATCTGACTTCTTTAGATATTGCCGCTGATTTAGGTGTTAAATCTCTGAATGTCAAATATTTTATTGATACCATCAGCCATGTGGCAGAAACACGTATTGATAAAAAAGGAGTGATTCCTCCCGATTATTCCTATTCCAGAATGAAAGAGATAAAACCGCTTTCAGAACTTCGTAATGATTTGAATATCAAACTTAAAACTATTTCAGACCAGGACTCTTTCATTGAGTTGCAGGTACATTTACTGGATGACAACGGGGTTTATTATTTTGGTGGCGGGAGCGAGGAATGGAAAAAAATCTGGTGCAATCTGATCATCATAGGCCCGGATGGCAGACAACTTCAGGCAGATGATTTTCAAATTGTTGAATATAATAAAAATAATGAACGGGATAATGCTATTTCGATTGTGATGGATCACTCGGGCTCGATGGGTGAGTTGAGGGTTTTAGCCTTACAAAAAGGCGTCAGAGATTTTATTTTTTCCAAAGACAGGGACGATGCGCTTGCCATTATCAAGTTTGATAATTTTGTGAAAGTCGAATCAAAGCTCAGAAGAGATCCGGACGAATTGCTGAAATATTTCAAGGTAAGCGGCCTGATGGGATTCGGAGGGGGGACTGCTCTGCTGGATGCCATCAATGCAGGAATTTCGAATGTTAAAGATGCCCTGAATTACAGCGAAAAATCGGTAATGGTTTTCACGGATGGAAACGAAAACAGCTCATTGATTTCAAAGCATGAGGTGATTCTCAAGGCACTGGAAAACAAAATAAAACTCCATACCATCGGTTACGGAGACCTTGTCAGTGAAGATTATCTCAGGGCGATAGCCGATTATACCGGTGGCTCTTATTACAGCTTGTATGATGAGTTTCAGTTAAAATGGATTTTTGAAGATGTGTATAATAAAAACAAGAATTTTTATGGTATCCGTATTAAAAAAGGCCAACCGGGTGAATACAGGTTTTTTGTCAAGCTCTGCCCGCCTATCGGGGAACCTGATACATTGATGTTGAGCTATCAGTATGATCCTTTGAGAAATATAAAAATTTATCAGGACGAGAATTATGAATTTAAACCATTGATCAGGGAAATTAAAGCGAAAGATTTCGATTCCACAGGTATTAAGTTTCAGGATATTCAGGATTTCAATAAAATAACCATTGTCAGAGATATTATCCCCGATACAGTGGTATTAACCACAGACACCCTTGATATATCCATCATTGAAGACGAATTTGACCATCTCATTTTCCCTGATATCAAATTTGTTTTTGACAAAACGGATATTGTCCCCGGTACTGACAGAGAGCTCAGGAATGTCATTCTGTTTATGAAGAAATATCCCTCAGTAAAACTGGAAATTTCAGGCCATACGGACGAAATGGGAAGTTTTGCTTACAATCAGGAGCTTTCGGAAAGGCGCGCGGAGAAAGTCAGGCAGTTGATGATTACAGCAGGAATTGAACCTGAACGTATAATAGTGGTCGGATATGGGAAAACCCATCCTGTGGCAAGCAATAAGACAGAATCGGGTCGTCAGGCAAACAGAAGGGTAGAATTCAGAATTATTGAGCTGTAA